The Oncorhynchus tshawytscha isolate Ot180627B linkage group LG12, Otsh_v2.0, whole genome shotgun sequence genome includes a window with the following:
- the LOC112263494 gene encoding CUGBP Elav-like family member 1 isoform X12, which translates to MDSIDAEGLYLSTEQHGQPQCELPQTALEVPTMGGAKKMNGTLDHPDQPDIDAIKMFVGQIPRSWAEEQLRELFEPYGAVYEINVLRDRSQNPPQSKGCCFITYYTRKSALEAQNALHNMKILPGMHHPIQMKPADSEKNNAVEDRKLFIGMISKKCNENDIRLMFSPYGQIEECRILRGPDGLSRGCAFITFTARQMAQSTIKSMHQSQTMEGCSSPIVVKFADTQKDKEQKRITQQLQQQMQQLNTASMWGNLTGLNSLGPQYLALYLQLLQQSATSGNALNNLHPMSGMSGLNAMQNLAALAAAASATQATPTGSSALTTSSSPLSMLTSSGSSPTSCNNNSMNPMASLGALQSLAAGAGAGLNMGSLAELLCLGMAALNGGLGSGGLSNGTSSTMEALTQAYSGIQQYAAAALPSLYNQSLLSQQSVSAAGSQKEGPEGANLFIYHLPQEFGDQDLLQMFMPFGNVISAKVFIDKQTNLSKCFGFVSYDNPVSSQAAIQSMNGFQIGMKRLKVQLKRSKNDSKPY; encoded by the exons GGCGAAGAAGATGAACGGGACCCTGGACCACCCGGACCAGCCCGACATCGATGCTATCAAGATGTTCGTTGGCCAGATCCCACGGTCCTGGGCAGAGGAACAGCTGCGGGAGCTTTTTGAGCCTTATGGCGCCGTCTATGAAATCAATGTCTTGCGTGACAGGAGTCAAAACCCCCCCCAAAGCAAAG GTTGTTGTTTCATAACATATTACACTCGCAAATCTGCATTGGAAGCACAAAATGCTCTTCACAACATGAAAATTCTCCCAGGG ATGCATCACCCCATTCAGATGAAGCCAGCTGACAGTGAGAAGAATAATG CGGTGGAAGACAGGAAGTTGTTCATAGGAATGATATCGAAAAAGTGTAATGAGAATGACATCAGACTTATGTTCTCACCGTACGGACAGATCGAGGAATGTAGAATACTACGTGGGCCGGATGGACTGAGCCGTG GTTGTGCGTTTATAACTTTTACAGCAAGACAGATGGCACAGTCAACAATCAAATCCATGCACCAATCACAAACTATGGAG GGCTGCTCGTCTCCCATCGTAGTGAAGTTTGCTGACACGCAGAAGGACAAGGAGCAAAAGCGCATCACCCAGCAGCTTCAGCAGCAGATGCAGCAGCTCAACACTGCCTCAATGTGGGGGAATCTGACCGGGCTCAACTCTCTTGGACCACAGTATCTGGCA CTTTATTTACAGCTCCTCCAGCAGTCTGCCACCTCTGGGAATGCCCTCAACAACCTTCATCCCATGTCTGGTATGTCAG GGCTGAATGCCATGCAGAACCTGGCTGCCCTGGCAGCAGCGGCCAGCGCCACACAGGCCACGCCCACGGGCAGCAGCGCTCTCACCACCTCTAGCAGTCCCCTCAGCATGCTCACCAGCTCAG GATCGTCACCCACCTCCTGTAACAACAACTCAATGAACCCCATGGCCTCCTTAGGGGCGCTGCAGTCTTTGGCCGCAGGGGCTGGAGCCGGCCTCAACATGGGCTCACTTGCAG AGCTCCTGTGTCTAGGGATGGCAGCCCTGAACGGCGGTCTAGGCAGTGGGGGCCTGTCGAACGGTACCAGTAGCACCATGGAGGCCCTTACCCAGGCCTACTCTGGGATCCAGCAGTACGCTGCTGCTGCCCTCCCCAGCCTCTACAACCAGAGCCTGCTCTCCCAACAGAGTGTCAGTGCTGCAGGAAGCCAGAAGGAAG GCCCTGAGGGAGCCAACTTGTTCATCTACCACCTCCCCCAGGAGTTTGGAGACCAGGATCTGCTCCAGATGTTCATGCCCTTTGGCAACGTTATTTCTGCTAAGGTGTTCATTGACAAGCAGACCAACCTCAGCAAGTGTTTTG GCTTTGTGAGTTACGACAATCCAGTCTCATCCCAGGCCGCCATTCAGTCGATGAACGGTTTCCAAATTGGCATGAAGCGACTAAAGGTGCAGCTGAAGAGATCCAAAAATGACAGCAAGCCATATTGA
- the LOC112263494 gene encoding CUGBP Elav-like family member 1 isoform X6 encodes MDSIDAEGLYLSTEQHGQPQCELPQTALEVPTMGGAKKMNGTLDHPDQPDIDAIKMFVGQIPRSWAEEQLRELFEPYGAVYEINVLRDRSQNPPQSKGCCFITYYTRKSALEAQNALHNMKILPGMHHPIQMKPADSEKNNAVEDRKLFIGMISKKCNENDIRLMFSPYGQIEECRILRGPDGLSRGCAFITFTARQMAQSTIKSMHQSQTMEGCSSPIVVKFADTQKDKEQKRITQQLQQQMQQLNTASMWGNLTGLNSLGPQYLALYLQLLQQSATSGNALNNLHPMSGMSGLNAMQNLAALAAAASATQATPTGSSALTTSSSPLSMLTSSGTSTGQQAHSSWDAYKAGSSPTSCNNNSMNPMASLGALQSLAAGAGAGLNMGSLAGMAALNGGLGSGGLSNGTSSTMEALTQAYSGIQQYAAAALPSLYNQSLLSQQSVSAAGSQKEGPEGANLFIYHLPQEFGDQDLLQMFMPFGNVISAKVFIDKQTNLSKCFGFVSYDNPVSSQAAIQSMNGFQIGMKRLKVQLKRSKNDSKPY; translated from the exons GGCGAAGAAGATGAACGGGACCCTGGACCACCCGGACCAGCCCGACATCGATGCTATCAAGATGTTCGTTGGCCAGATCCCACGGTCCTGGGCAGAGGAACAGCTGCGGGAGCTTTTTGAGCCTTATGGCGCCGTCTATGAAATCAATGTCTTGCGTGACAGGAGTCAAAACCCCCCCCAAAGCAAAG GTTGTTGTTTCATAACATATTACACTCGCAAATCTGCATTGGAAGCACAAAATGCTCTTCACAACATGAAAATTCTCCCAGGG ATGCATCACCCCATTCAGATGAAGCCAGCTGACAGTGAGAAGAATAATG CGGTGGAAGACAGGAAGTTGTTCATAGGAATGATATCGAAAAAGTGTAATGAGAATGACATCAGACTTATGTTCTCACCGTACGGACAGATCGAGGAATGTAGAATACTACGTGGGCCGGATGGACTGAGCCGTG GTTGTGCGTTTATAACTTTTACAGCAAGACAGATGGCACAGTCAACAATCAAATCCATGCACCAATCACAAACTATGGAG GGCTGCTCGTCTCCCATCGTAGTGAAGTTTGCTGACACGCAGAAGGACAAGGAGCAAAAGCGCATCACCCAGCAGCTTCAGCAGCAGATGCAGCAGCTCAACACTGCCTCAATGTGGGGGAATCTGACCGGGCTCAACTCTCTTGGACCACAGTATCTGGCA CTTTATTTACAGCTCCTCCAGCAGTCTGCCACCTCTGGGAATGCCCTCAACAACCTTCATCCCATGTCTGGTATGTCAG GGCTGAATGCCATGCAGAACCTGGCTGCCCTGGCAGCAGCGGCCAGCGCCACACAGGCCACGCCCACGGGCAGCAGCGCTCTCACCACCTCTAGCAGTCCCCTCAGCATGCTCACCAGCTCAGGTACGAGTACTGGACAGCAGGCGCACTCATCATGGGACGCCTACAAGG CAGGATCGTCACCCACCTCCTGTAACAACAACTCAATGAACCCCATGGCCTCCTTAGGGGCGCTGCAGTCTTTGGCCGCAGGGGCTGGAGCCGGCCTCAACATGGGCTCACTTGCAG GGATGGCAGCCCTGAACGGCGGTCTAGGCAGTGGGGGCCTGTCGAACGGTACCAGTAGCACCATGGAGGCCCTTACCCAGGCCTACTCTGGGATCCAGCAGTACGCTGCTGCTGCCCTCCCCAGCCTCTACAACCAGAGCCTGCTCTCCCAACAGAGTGTCAGTGCTGCAGGAAGCCAGAAGGAAG GCCCTGAGGGAGCCAACTTGTTCATCTACCACCTCCCCCAGGAGTTTGGAGACCAGGATCTGCTCCAGATGTTCATGCCCTTTGGCAACGTTATTTCTGCTAAGGTGTTCATTGACAAGCAGACCAACCTCAGCAAGTGTTTTG GCTTTGTGAGTTACGACAATCCAGTCTCATCCCAGGCCGCCATTCAGTCGATGAACGGTTTCCAAATTGGCATGAAGCGACTAAAGGTGCAGCTGAAGAGATCCAAAAATGACAGCAAGCCATATTGA
- the LOC112263494 gene encoding CUGBP Elav-like family member 1 isoform X19 gives MDSIDAEGLYLSTEQHGQPQCELPQTALEVPTMGGAKKMNGTLDHPDQPDIDAIKMFVGQIPRSWAEEQLRELFEPYGAVYEINVLRDRSQNPPQSKGCCFITYYTRKSALEAQNALHNMKILPGMHHPIQMKPADSEKNNAVEDRKLFIGMISKKCNENDIRLMFSPYGQIEECRILRGPDGLSRGCAFITFTARQMAQSTIKSMHQSQTMEGCSSPIVVKFADTQKDKEQKRITQQLQQQMQQLNTASMWGNLTGLNSLGPQYLALLQQSATSGNALNNLHPMSGLNAMQNLAALAAAASATQATPTGSSALTTSSSPLSMLTSSGSSPTSCNNNSMNPMASLGALQSLAAGAGAGLNMGSLAGMAALNGGLGSGGLSNGTSSTMEALTQAYSGIQQYAAAALPSLYNQSLLSQQSVSAAGSQKEGPEGANLFIYHLPQEFGDQDLLQMFMPFGNVISAKVFIDKQTNLSKCFGFVSYDNPVSSQAAIQSMNGFQIGMKRLKVQLKRSKNDSKPY, from the exons GGCGAAGAAGATGAACGGGACCCTGGACCACCCGGACCAGCCCGACATCGATGCTATCAAGATGTTCGTTGGCCAGATCCCACGGTCCTGGGCAGAGGAACAGCTGCGGGAGCTTTTTGAGCCTTATGGCGCCGTCTATGAAATCAATGTCTTGCGTGACAGGAGTCAAAACCCCCCCCAAAGCAAAG GTTGTTGTTTCATAACATATTACACTCGCAAATCTGCATTGGAAGCACAAAATGCTCTTCACAACATGAAAATTCTCCCAGGG ATGCATCACCCCATTCAGATGAAGCCAGCTGACAGTGAGAAGAATAATG CGGTGGAAGACAGGAAGTTGTTCATAGGAATGATATCGAAAAAGTGTAATGAGAATGACATCAGACTTATGTTCTCACCGTACGGACAGATCGAGGAATGTAGAATACTACGTGGGCCGGATGGACTGAGCCGTG GTTGTGCGTTTATAACTTTTACAGCAAGACAGATGGCACAGTCAACAATCAAATCCATGCACCAATCACAAACTATGGAG GGCTGCTCGTCTCCCATCGTAGTGAAGTTTGCTGACACGCAGAAGGACAAGGAGCAAAAGCGCATCACCCAGCAGCTTCAGCAGCAGATGCAGCAGCTCAACACTGCCTCAATGTGGGGGAATCTGACCGGGCTCAACTCTCTTGGACCACAGTATCTGGCA CTCCTCCAGCAGTCTGCCACCTCTGGGAATGCCCTCAACAACCTTCATCCCATGTCTG GGCTGAATGCCATGCAGAACCTGGCTGCCCTGGCAGCAGCGGCCAGCGCCACACAGGCCACGCCCACGGGCAGCAGCGCTCTCACCACCTCTAGCAGTCCCCTCAGCATGCTCACCAGCTCAG GATCGTCACCCACCTCCTGTAACAACAACTCAATGAACCCCATGGCCTCCTTAGGGGCGCTGCAGTCTTTGGCCGCAGGGGCTGGAGCCGGCCTCAACATGGGCTCACTTGCAG GGATGGCAGCCCTGAACGGCGGTCTAGGCAGTGGGGGCCTGTCGAACGGTACCAGTAGCACCATGGAGGCCCTTACCCAGGCCTACTCTGGGATCCAGCAGTACGCTGCTGCTGCCCTCCCCAGCCTCTACAACCAGAGCCTGCTCTCCCAACAGAGTGTCAGTGCTGCAGGAAGCCAGAAGGAAG GCCCTGAGGGAGCCAACTTGTTCATCTACCACCTCCCCCAGGAGTTTGGAGACCAGGATCTGCTCCAGATGTTCATGCCCTTTGGCAACGTTATTTCTGCTAAGGTGTTCATTGACAAGCAGACCAACCTCAGCAAGTGTTTTG GCTTTGTGAGTTACGACAATCCAGTCTCATCCCAGGCCGCCATTCAGTCGATGAACGGTTTCCAAATTGGCATGAAGCGACTAAAGGTGCAGCTGAAGAGATCCAAAAATGACAGCAAGCCATATTGA
- the LOC112263494 gene encoding CUGBP Elav-like family member 1 isoform X16 — translation MDSIDAEGLYLSTEQHGQPQCELPQTALEVPTMGGAKKMNGTLDHPDQPDIDAIKMFVGQIPRSWAEEQLRELFEPYGAVYEINVLRDRSQNPPQSKGCCFITYYTRKSALEAQNALHNMKILPGMHHPIQMKPADSEKNNAVEDRKLFIGMISKKCNENDIRLMFSPYGQIEECRILRGPDGLSRGCAFITFTARQMAQSTIKSMHQSQTMEGCSSPIVVKFADTQKDKEQKRITQQLQQQMQQLNTASMWGNLTGLNSLGPQYLALYLQLLQQSATSGNALNNLHPMSGLNAMQNLAALAAAASATQATPTGSSALTTSSSPLSMLTSSAGSSPTSCNNNSMNPMASLGALQSLAAGAGAGLNMGSLAGMAALNGGLGSGGLSNGTSSTMEALTQAYSGIQQYAAAALPSLYNQSLLSQQSVSAAGSQKEGPEGANLFIYHLPQEFGDQDLLQMFMPFGNVISAKVFIDKQTNLSKCFGFVSYDNPVSSQAAIQSMNGFQIGMKRLKVQLKRSKNDSKPY, via the exons GGCGAAGAAGATGAACGGGACCCTGGACCACCCGGACCAGCCCGACATCGATGCTATCAAGATGTTCGTTGGCCAGATCCCACGGTCCTGGGCAGAGGAACAGCTGCGGGAGCTTTTTGAGCCTTATGGCGCCGTCTATGAAATCAATGTCTTGCGTGACAGGAGTCAAAACCCCCCCCAAAGCAAAG GTTGTTGTTTCATAACATATTACACTCGCAAATCTGCATTGGAAGCACAAAATGCTCTTCACAACATGAAAATTCTCCCAGGG ATGCATCACCCCATTCAGATGAAGCCAGCTGACAGTGAGAAGAATAATG CGGTGGAAGACAGGAAGTTGTTCATAGGAATGATATCGAAAAAGTGTAATGAGAATGACATCAGACTTATGTTCTCACCGTACGGACAGATCGAGGAATGTAGAATACTACGTGGGCCGGATGGACTGAGCCGTG GTTGTGCGTTTATAACTTTTACAGCAAGACAGATGGCACAGTCAACAATCAAATCCATGCACCAATCACAAACTATGGAG GGCTGCTCGTCTCCCATCGTAGTGAAGTTTGCTGACACGCAGAAGGACAAGGAGCAAAAGCGCATCACCCAGCAGCTTCAGCAGCAGATGCAGCAGCTCAACACTGCCTCAATGTGGGGGAATCTGACCGGGCTCAACTCTCTTGGACCACAGTATCTGGCA CTTTATTTACAGCTCCTCCAGCAGTCTGCCACCTCTGGGAATGCCCTCAACAACCTTCATCCCATGTCTG GGCTGAATGCCATGCAGAACCTGGCTGCCCTGGCAGCAGCGGCCAGCGCCACACAGGCCACGCCCACGGGCAGCAGCGCTCTCACCACCTCTAGCAGTCCCCTCAGCATGCTCACCAGCTCAG CAGGATCGTCACCCACCTCCTGTAACAACAACTCAATGAACCCCATGGCCTCCTTAGGGGCGCTGCAGTCTTTGGCCGCAGGGGCTGGAGCCGGCCTCAACATGGGCTCACTTGCAG GGATGGCAGCCCTGAACGGCGGTCTAGGCAGTGGGGGCCTGTCGAACGGTACCAGTAGCACCATGGAGGCCCTTACCCAGGCCTACTCTGGGATCCAGCAGTACGCTGCTGCTGCCCTCCCCAGCCTCTACAACCAGAGCCTGCTCTCCCAACAGAGTGTCAGTGCTGCAGGAAGCCAGAAGGAAG GCCCTGAGGGAGCCAACTTGTTCATCTACCACCTCCCCCAGGAGTTTGGAGACCAGGATCTGCTCCAGATGTTCATGCCCTTTGGCAACGTTATTTCTGCTAAGGTGTTCATTGACAAGCAGACCAACCTCAGCAAGTGTTTTG GCTTTGTGAGTTACGACAATCCAGTCTCATCCCAGGCCGCCATTCAGTCGATGAACGGTTTCCAAATTGGCATGAAGCGACTAAAGGTGCAGCTGAAGAGATCCAAAAATGACAGCAAGCCATATTGA
- the LOC112263494 gene encoding CUGBP Elav-like family member 1 isoform X5 → MDSIDAEGLYLSTEQHGQPQCELPQTALEVPTMGGAKKMNGTLDHPDQPDIDAIKMFVGQIPRSWAEEQLRELFEPYGAVYEINVLRDRSQNPPQSKGCCFITYYTRKSALEAQNALHNMKILPGMHHPIQMKPADSEKNNAVEDRKLFIGMISKKCNENDIRLMFSPYGQIEECRILRGPDGLSRGCAFITFTARQMAQSTIKSMHQSQTMEGCSSPIVVKFADTQKDKEQKRITQQLQQQMQQLNTASMWGNLTGLNSLGPQYLALLQQSATSGNALNNLHPMSGMSGLNAMQNLAALAAAASATQATPTGSSALTTSSSPLSMLTSSGTSTGQQAHSSWDAYKAGSSPTSCNNNSMNPMASLGALQSLAAGAGAGLNMGSLAELLCLGMAALNGGLGSGGLSNGTSSTMEALTQAYSGIQQYAAAALPSLYNQSLLSQQSVSAAGSQKEGPEGANLFIYHLPQEFGDQDLLQMFMPFGNVISAKVFIDKQTNLSKCFGFVSYDNPVSSQAAIQSMNGFQIGMKRLKVQLKRSKNDSKPY, encoded by the exons GGCGAAGAAGATGAACGGGACCCTGGACCACCCGGACCAGCCCGACATCGATGCTATCAAGATGTTCGTTGGCCAGATCCCACGGTCCTGGGCAGAGGAACAGCTGCGGGAGCTTTTTGAGCCTTATGGCGCCGTCTATGAAATCAATGTCTTGCGTGACAGGAGTCAAAACCCCCCCCAAAGCAAAG GTTGTTGTTTCATAACATATTACACTCGCAAATCTGCATTGGAAGCACAAAATGCTCTTCACAACATGAAAATTCTCCCAGGG ATGCATCACCCCATTCAGATGAAGCCAGCTGACAGTGAGAAGAATAATG CGGTGGAAGACAGGAAGTTGTTCATAGGAATGATATCGAAAAAGTGTAATGAGAATGACATCAGACTTATGTTCTCACCGTACGGACAGATCGAGGAATGTAGAATACTACGTGGGCCGGATGGACTGAGCCGTG GTTGTGCGTTTATAACTTTTACAGCAAGACAGATGGCACAGTCAACAATCAAATCCATGCACCAATCACAAACTATGGAG GGCTGCTCGTCTCCCATCGTAGTGAAGTTTGCTGACACGCAGAAGGACAAGGAGCAAAAGCGCATCACCCAGCAGCTTCAGCAGCAGATGCAGCAGCTCAACACTGCCTCAATGTGGGGGAATCTGACCGGGCTCAACTCTCTTGGACCACAGTATCTGGCA CTCCTCCAGCAGTCTGCCACCTCTGGGAATGCCCTCAACAACCTTCATCCCATGTCTGGTATGTCAG GGCTGAATGCCATGCAGAACCTGGCTGCCCTGGCAGCAGCGGCCAGCGCCACACAGGCCACGCCCACGGGCAGCAGCGCTCTCACCACCTCTAGCAGTCCCCTCAGCATGCTCACCAGCTCAGGTACGAGTACTGGACAGCAGGCGCACTCATCATGGGACGCCTACAAGG CAGGATCGTCACCCACCTCCTGTAACAACAACTCAATGAACCCCATGGCCTCCTTAGGGGCGCTGCAGTCTTTGGCCGCAGGGGCTGGAGCCGGCCTCAACATGGGCTCACTTGCAG AGCTCCTGTGTCTAGGGATGGCAGCCCTGAACGGCGGTCTAGGCAGTGGGGGCCTGTCGAACGGTACCAGTAGCACCATGGAGGCCCTTACCCAGGCCTACTCTGGGATCCAGCAGTACGCTGCTGCTGCCCTCCCCAGCCTCTACAACCAGAGCCTGCTCTCCCAACAGAGTGTCAGTGCTGCAGGAAGCCAGAAGGAAG GCCCTGAGGGAGCCAACTTGTTCATCTACCACCTCCCCCAGGAGTTTGGAGACCAGGATCTGCTCCAGATGTTCATGCCCTTTGGCAACGTTATTTCTGCTAAGGTGTTCATTGACAAGCAGACCAACCTCAGCAAGTGTTTTG GCTTTGTGAGTTACGACAATCCAGTCTCATCCCAGGCCGCCATTCAGTCGATGAACGGTTTCCAAATTGGCATGAAGCGACTAAAGGTGCAGCTGAAGAGATCCAAAAATGACAGCAAGCCATATTGA
- the LOC112263494 gene encoding CUGBP Elav-like family member 1 isoform X31 — protein MDSIDAEGLYLSTEQHGQPQCELPQTALEVPTMGGAKKMNGTLDHPDQPDIDAIKMFVGQIPRSWAEEQLRELFEPYGAVYEINVLRDRSQNPPQSKGCCFITYYTRKSALEAQNALHNMKILPGMHHPIQMKPADSEKNNAVEDRKLFIGMISKKCNENDIRLMFSPYGQIEECRILRGPDGLSRGCAFITFTARQMAQSTIKSMHQSQTMEGCSSPIVVKFADTQKDKEQKRITQQLQQQMQQLNTASMWGNLTGLNSLGPQYLALYLQLLQQSATSGNALNNLHPMSGMSGSSPTSCNNNSMNPMASLGALQSLAAGAGAGLNMGSLAGMAALNGGLGSGGLSNGTSSTMEALTQAYSGIQQYAAAALPSLYNQSLLSQQSVSAAGSQKEGPEGANLFIYHLPQEFGDQDLLQMFMPFGNVISAKVFIDKQTNLSKCFGFVSYDNPVSSQAAIQSMNGFQIGMKRLKVQLKRSKNDSKPY, from the exons GGCGAAGAAGATGAACGGGACCCTGGACCACCCGGACCAGCCCGACATCGATGCTATCAAGATGTTCGTTGGCCAGATCCCACGGTCCTGGGCAGAGGAACAGCTGCGGGAGCTTTTTGAGCCTTATGGCGCCGTCTATGAAATCAATGTCTTGCGTGACAGGAGTCAAAACCCCCCCCAAAGCAAAG GTTGTTGTTTCATAACATATTACACTCGCAAATCTGCATTGGAAGCACAAAATGCTCTTCACAACATGAAAATTCTCCCAGGG ATGCATCACCCCATTCAGATGAAGCCAGCTGACAGTGAGAAGAATAATG CGGTGGAAGACAGGAAGTTGTTCATAGGAATGATATCGAAAAAGTGTAATGAGAATGACATCAGACTTATGTTCTCACCGTACGGACAGATCGAGGAATGTAGAATACTACGTGGGCCGGATGGACTGAGCCGTG GTTGTGCGTTTATAACTTTTACAGCAAGACAGATGGCACAGTCAACAATCAAATCCATGCACCAATCACAAACTATGGAG GGCTGCTCGTCTCCCATCGTAGTGAAGTTTGCTGACACGCAGAAGGACAAGGAGCAAAAGCGCATCACCCAGCAGCTTCAGCAGCAGATGCAGCAGCTCAACACTGCCTCAATGTGGGGGAATCTGACCGGGCTCAACTCTCTTGGACCACAGTATCTGGCA CTTTATTTACAGCTCCTCCAGCAGTCTGCCACCTCTGGGAATGCCCTCAACAACCTTCATCCCATGTCTGGTATGTCAG GATCGTCACCCACCTCCTGTAACAACAACTCAATGAACCCCATGGCCTCCTTAGGGGCGCTGCAGTCTTTGGCCGCAGGGGCTGGAGCCGGCCTCAACATGGGCTCACTTGCAG GGATGGCAGCCCTGAACGGCGGTCTAGGCAGTGGGGGCCTGTCGAACGGTACCAGTAGCACCATGGAGGCCCTTACCCAGGCCTACTCTGGGATCCAGCAGTACGCTGCTGCTGCCCTCCCCAGCCTCTACAACCAGAGCCTGCTCTCCCAACAGAGTGTCAGTGCTGCAGGAAGCCAGAAGGAAG GCCCTGAGGGAGCCAACTTGTTCATCTACCACCTCCCCCAGGAGTTTGGAGACCAGGATCTGCTCCAGATGTTCATGCCCTTTGGCAACGTTATTTCTGCTAAGGTGTTCATTGACAAGCAGACCAACCTCAGCAAGTGTTTTG GCTTTGTGAGTTACGACAATCCAGTCTCATCCCAGGCCGCCATTCAGTCGATGAACGGTTTCCAAATTGGCATGAAGCGACTAAAGGTGCAGCTGAAGAGATCCAAAAATGACAGCAAGCCATATTGA
- the LOC112263494 gene encoding CUGBP Elav-like family member 1 isoform X29 has product MDSIDAEGLYLSTEQHGQPQCELPQTALEVPTMGGAKKMNGTLDHPDQPDIDAIKMFVGQIPRSWAEEQLRELFEPYGAVYEINVLRDRSQNPPQSKGCCFITYYTRKSALEAQNALHNMKILPGMHHPIQMKPADSEKNNAVEDRKLFIGMISKKCNENDIRLMFSPYGQIEECRILRGPDGLSRGCAFITFTARQMAQSTIKSMHQSQTMEGCSSPIVVKFADTQKDKEQKRITQQLQQQMQQLNTASMWGNLTGLNSLGPQYLALYLQLLQQSATSGNALNNLHPMSGMSAGSSPTSCNNNSMNPMASLGALQSLAAGAGAGLNMGSLAGMAALNGGLGSGGLSNGTSSTMEALTQAYSGIQQYAAAALPSLYNQSLLSQQSVSAAGSQKEGPEGANLFIYHLPQEFGDQDLLQMFMPFGNVISAKVFIDKQTNLSKCFGFVSYDNPVSSQAAIQSMNGFQIGMKRLKVQLKRSKNDSKPY; this is encoded by the exons GGCGAAGAAGATGAACGGGACCCTGGACCACCCGGACCAGCCCGACATCGATGCTATCAAGATGTTCGTTGGCCAGATCCCACGGTCCTGGGCAGAGGAACAGCTGCGGGAGCTTTTTGAGCCTTATGGCGCCGTCTATGAAATCAATGTCTTGCGTGACAGGAGTCAAAACCCCCCCCAAAGCAAAG GTTGTTGTTTCATAACATATTACACTCGCAAATCTGCATTGGAAGCACAAAATGCTCTTCACAACATGAAAATTCTCCCAGGG ATGCATCACCCCATTCAGATGAAGCCAGCTGACAGTGAGAAGAATAATG CGGTGGAAGACAGGAAGTTGTTCATAGGAATGATATCGAAAAAGTGTAATGAGAATGACATCAGACTTATGTTCTCACCGTACGGACAGATCGAGGAATGTAGAATACTACGTGGGCCGGATGGACTGAGCCGTG GTTGTGCGTTTATAACTTTTACAGCAAGACAGATGGCACAGTCAACAATCAAATCCATGCACCAATCACAAACTATGGAG GGCTGCTCGTCTCCCATCGTAGTGAAGTTTGCTGACACGCAGAAGGACAAGGAGCAAAAGCGCATCACCCAGCAGCTTCAGCAGCAGATGCAGCAGCTCAACACTGCCTCAATGTGGGGGAATCTGACCGGGCTCAACTCTCTTGGACCACAGTATCTGGCA CTTTATTTACAGCTCCTCCAGCAGTCTGCCACCTCTGGGAATGCCCTCAACAACCTTCATCCCATGTCTGGTATGTCAG CAGGATCGTCACCCACCTCCTGTAACAACAACTCAATGAACCCCATGGCCTCCTTAGGGGCGCTGCAGTCTTTGGCCGCAGGGGCTGGAGCCGGCCTCAACATGGGCTCACTTGCAG GGATGGCAGCCCTGAACGGCGGTCTAGGCAGTGGGGGCCTGTCGAACGGTACCAGTAGCACCATGGAGGCCCTTACCCAGGCCTACTCTGGGATCCAGCAGTACGCTGCTGCTGCCCTCCCCAGCCTCTACAACCAGAGCCTGCTCTCCCAACAGAGTGTCAGTGCTGCAGGAAGCCAGAAGGAAG GCCCTGAGGGAGCCAACTTGTTCATCTACCACCTCCCCCAGGAGTTTGGAGACCAGGATCTGCTCCAGATGTTCATGCCCTTTGGCAACGTTATTTCTGCTAAGGTGTTCATTGACAAGCAGACCAACCTCAGCAAGTGTTTTG GCTTTGTGAGTTACGACAATCCAGTCTCATCCCAGGCCGCCATTCAGTCGATGAACGGTTTCCAAATTGGCATGAAGCGACTAAAGGTGCAGCTGAAGAGATCCAAAAATGACAGCAAGCCATATTGA